In Nicotiana tabacum cultivar K326 chromosome 11, ASM71507v2, whole genome shotgun sequence, a single window of DNA contains:
- the LOC107769288 gene encoding uncharacterized protein LOC107769288, which translates to MSTKITYSNPIYNLTYNQNISQKSHFPYSRSVLCRKSHLKKINKLLNFVNSNGKNGILTVKCNSANSTGSDAPPPGKSPFFGWKWLLGFLLPLILPSFRNKVSPLQLLKNNVLQAVETVENMSEIVEEVAEKVDKITEEIEEKLPGDSKLKESLDSIENLAEGAVKYANEAQDIIQKIKDMDKVMDTLINTNNANQVEKVSQELSDKKN; encoded by the exons ATGTCCACCAAAATTACTTATTCAAATCCAATTTACAATCTTACATACAACCAAAATATATCCCAAAAATCCCATTTTCCATATTCAAGGTCTGTGCTATGTAGAAAATCCCATCTAAAGAAGATCAACAAGCTTCTCAATTTCGTCAATTCCAATGGGAAAAATGGAATACTCAC TGTGAAGTGCAACTCAGCCAACAGTACTGGATCAGATGCTCCACCTCCCGGCAAATCTCCATTTTTTGGATG GAAATGGTTATTGGGGTTTCTTCTACCTCTAATACTACCTTCATTTAGGAACAAAGTCAGTCCTCTACAACTACTCAAAA ATAATGTGCTACAAGCAGTAGAAACAGTGGAAAATATGAGTGAGATAGTAGAAGAGGTTGCTGAGAAAGTAGATAAAATTACTGAAGAAATTGAAGAGAAACTTCCAGGGGATTCAAAGCTTAAAGAAAGTCTTGATTCAATAGAAAATCTAGCTGAAGGGGCAGTCAAATATGCCAATGAAGCTCAAGATATCATTCAAAAG ATTAAAGATATGGACAAAGTGATGGACACATTAATTAACACTAACAATGCAAATCAAGTTGAGAAGGTCAGCCAAGAATTAAGCGACAAGAAAAATTAG